The genomic stretch CTACGGACAACCAAAGGTAAAGTGTAGATGGTTTCAAGGTACAGACTCCTTCCAAAAGGAATACAGAATGCCCTTCCAGCATTCctgttttaaaaagcagtaacaaaaaaggaaatccgAACTTAGAAAATACCTGTGACCGGACAGGAGAGCAACACGAGCCCCTTCTAAGTGGGCTGGAGACGCTTAAATGCAACCAAATGAAATGTTTACATTAATTTCATTATTCTGCCCAAGCCTCACTGatgagggctgggggggggggggggagggagggcaggagggggtaGGCGGGGTgttgggaagaggaagaaataagttTCATTTCGGGTTTTCTGGTCgagcaaaaggaaaatgaattaaaacgAATGCGTAGGATGAGCCCAGGCTAAATCAATACACTTTGTAATCAGCCCAGCAAGGGTATTTGGACACAATGACTTGGAAATAATTAATAGTTATAAGAGGGGAGTGGGGTGAGAAGAGGGGGGCGAGAGATGTCACCATATTTTATCGGAGCACTTTACACGCTAAACTTTGATCTTCAGAATCTCGGATttaggaaaggggggaaaaaaaggagaaagtccAGTGTTTCGAAGCACCTACCAGCTTGAGGATGGGCACATTCCTGGCTCCGGGCGCCTTATCCCTGCGCTCGCGCCGCCCATGCTGGCGCTTTGGGCACAGAGAGCCCCCGGGGGCTCCAGGGTATCTTTTGCCCCCGCCCGCGTCCTCGCCCCGGCGCCCGCGGCCGCCTCGACTTACCGGCAGAGTCCGGGGAGGGAGTGGGAGCGCCGCCTTCACGCCCGCGGAGGAGGCGCCGGCAGCACCATGGTCCCCGGCGCCGCTGCCGCTGCCCCTTGCCCGCTTGCTCTCCGTGCGCTCTCTTCCTCTTGCAAACTTTCGGGTTCTGCGGTCGACAAGAAACCGGGGCGACCCTCAGCAAGTCCTCCTGGCTCAGGTTGGGGGAAACTGAGGGGGGTGGGATAAGTGATGAGGCTGGGGGACCAAGACAGAGAGGACGGCGGGATAGGAGGACCCAGGAGTGCGGGTGGACAGAAGAGAGGATGTGGCTCAGGGAATCCCTGCAAGGATCCCGAGACCGGGAAATCGGCCCGAGCCGAAGTCTCGGCACCTTCCCCAGGATCTTACAAAgttgcaacaacaaaaaaggaggggggaggaaggagggaagggggtgggaaagGGATACGATCGCAGGCGCAAGGTTTGAAGTTACAACTGTTTATTTAGTCCTTATTCTCACAGGGGCGGGAGCTGCgcgggaaaggggggggggtgctgcaggCTGCGATTTCGAAGCAAACACTGGGGAGGGGGCATACGACTTTGTTTCTGGGCGCGGAGCTCCCCGGCGCCCGCGTGTGTCACCGTCAGTCTCCGGGGACCGAGGCGGAGCTCAcaacaggtggggagggggactcGCCGAGGGCCAAAAAGGAGAAGGAATCAAAGTTTCCGAGCGGCGGtatctggggaggaggggggcgggaggcgggggcgAGGGGAGGCGGAGGCAGCGTATGACCGCGACCCCGAGGCAACTGGCAAACTCTCCGCTCCCCGGCGCCACCGCCGCCGTCCCCACCCAAAGCGCACGCAGTCCCGGCTACCGACTCGGCCGAGTCCTCTCAGCGGGACGGCGATGGAGCGCAGGGAGCTCGGGAGGAAGGCGGAGTGCGGGCGAGGGATGGAGAGCCATCGGCTGCCGGGACCGGGCCAGAGGGACCCGGCGACTCCCGCGCGTCTCAGGACAGATCCAGGCTTGGGAAACCCCCCGGTACCCCAAGCTTCAAAGGAGAGTAAACCCCGAAAGTGTTTGTGGTGGAAGGGAGAAGACCCGATGCGGCGACTCCCCGCAGCGCACCCCGTTCCCATCCCACCCGCGGAGCTGGCCACGGCTGTCGCGGGCCTGTCCGCGGCGAGGCTGGGTTCTCGGGGTCGAGGGCGTGTGAGGGTGCGTGTCTAGGTGGGGGTGCGCGAATGTGTGTTCGAGTTTTCTGTGCTCCGGGGGATGGCGGCGGAGTGTCCCCGCCGTCACGTTCGGGGCCAGGCGCGTGTGGCACAGAGGATGTCCCCAGGCGCGGGCCCCAGGGTGAGGGCATCCCGTCATTACAATCCAGGGGCACCGAGGGGGCACACACTGGCGGAGAGCGAAGGGAAAAAGTTTGCTCCAAGTCCAAACTTCGGGCTCCAAAGGCTCCCGGCGCGCGCCCCCTCCCACCACAGACTCGACCCCGGCCTCGCGCCCGCCTCGCTACTCGATTGGCATCCCGACGCCCGACATCGAAAGTTGCGCCAGGCGGCCTGGGCTTATTGATTTCTCTCCCGCAGCGATCGCCCAGAGCGCAAAGCCAGGCGCGAAGGGGCCGAGGGGAAGAAGATCTCGCCtccccgccgctgccgccgccccccaccctcaTTTGACTTATGGAAATGGACCCAAGCTtgcggccgccgccgccggaggcccccgcccccaacccccgcGCCGGCCAGtaaaccctccccccccccccccccccccgccaccggaGAGCCTGGGCCCCGGCCCcgggggagagagaggctgagaggggagggctggggggagaTGCACGTGGAGCCTGGAGGTggaaagtagttttttttttcctttttttctttttcttttcttttctttttttttttttttttttgtgctggttgttgttgttgtttaaagtgGCGGAAACAAGGCAGGAGGCAGCTTGGGAAAAAGTggagcagaaatggaaaaatacaaactCACCCGCTGCAAATGGTCTCTCGGTGCAAACTAAGGTGTTTTCGGGCCTTTCCCCGCGCGCGCCCACTCCCGCCCGCGCGCGCACCCCCGCGCACACACTCACtcgcgcacacacgcgcgcacacacgcactcCCGGACGAGGGCCGGGCCGCCGCGAGTACAGCATGCAACCGCCACACAATAAATAACAATAGATTCCTCCGCTCCGGACTAGCTTCCCGGAGCCCAGCCAGCGCcagtggcggcggcggcagaGGCGCGGGGAGCGCCGGCCCGGGGGCGCTCCCCAGCCCGCCTCCCGGCCTCCTGCCAGGGCCCCCTTTCCGCCTCACGCGCCCCCAAGGCCCCCCGGCACCCCCAGAGCGCGAGCCGCCACCGCCCCCTCTCCGG from Prionailurus viverrinus isolate Anna chromosome A2, UM_Priviv_1.0, whole genome shotgun sequence encodes the following:
- the LOC125153145 gene encoding uncharacterized protein LOC125153145, coding for MITIFKGENDGSQPYSDLSKPMNLTLSEQRAASPPRRLQKSKTPKSKTQRLHRSLGTWELQKGRESVRVCGEDKNCLAQGSSSYVTIRKQGKAAARRAVGTADKSQHGRTGQQTGKWQTTVGAIQESPRGLQGIFCPRPRPRPGARGRLDLPAESGEGVGAPPSRPRRRRRQHHGPRRRCRCPLPACSPCALFLLQTFGFCGRQETGATLSKSSWLSDRPERKARREGAEGKKISPPRRCRRPPPSFDLWKWTQACGRRRRRPPPPTPAPAMAETRQEAAWEKVEQKWKNTNSPAANGLSVQTKVFSGLSPRAPTPARARTPAHTLTRAHTRAHTHSRTRAGPPRVQHATATQ